In Xenorhabdus nematophila ATCC 19061, one DNA window encodes the following:
- a CDS encoding RAQPRD family integrative conjugative element protein — MRGDFSLSRSVCLLGLTVLCMPLAQAAEKDELASAKNLIEQVQMALERANLAEKQADTPTRPRYDFDYLRIKADLNTIKAGIDHYLTPSRAQQQASGTLSGHYRQEHPQ; from the coding sequence ATGCGTGGTGACTTTTCTTTGTCCCGTTCTGTCTGTCTGCTGGGGTTGACTGTGCTGTGTATGCCGCTTGCGCAGGCGGCCGAGAAAGACGAACTGGCGAGTGCAAAAAATCTGATTGAGCAGGTGCAGATGGCGCTGGAGCGTGCAAACCTCGCCGAAAAGCAGGCTGACACCCCAACCCGCCCTCGCTATGACTTTGATTACCTCCGTATCAAAGCGGATCTCAACACCATCAAAGCCGGTATTGATCACTACCTGACCCCTTCCCGCGCCCAGCAGCAGGCGTCAGGCACGCTATCCGGTCATTACCGTCAGGAACATCCGCAATGA
- a CDS encoding DUF5710 domain-containing protein, producing MLRIDLNVPDDEYEKARKLGARWDAAAQIWYIDNSVDPTPFMNWLPFYNVHAEYWYLAQTRTTCPHCHEHTTVTAFMLPAGHQLLEADNGDEPGTEVDYTEQDSPAFLFYIADIPSLVRSVLPGFHHTLRKAVSQRLRRQHWINHCEHCDVQQDDTELFAEVGGAFFPASREQAATIQLHRIDQPFVGYCEDISHHHYHFDPKQDNRICKACDGFEWMTQVVNAPSKYLQ from the coding sequence ATGCTGCGGATTGATTTAAACGTCCCCGATGATGAATATGAAAAGGCACGGAAGCTGGGTGCACGCTGGGATGCCGCCGCCCAAATCTGGTATATCGATAACAGTGTTGACCCGACGCCGTTTATGAACTGGTTGCCGTTCTACAATGTGCACGCTGAATACTGGTATCTCGCCCAGACCCGGACGACCTGCCCGCACTGTCATGAACACACCACGGTGACCGCGTTTATGCTGCCAGCCGGGCACCAACTGCTGGAAGCGGATAACGGCGATGAACCCGGCACAGAAGTTGATTATACCGAGCAGGACAGCCCGGCATTTTTGTTTTATATCGCTGATATTCCCTCTCTCGTGCGTAGCGTACTGCCCGGCTTTCATCACACTCTGCGCAAAGCCGTCAGCCAGCGACTGCGCCGGCAGCACTGGATAAACCACTGCGAACACTGTGACGTGCAGCAGGATGATACCGAACTGTTTGCAGAAGTCGGCGGCGCGTTTTTTCCTGCGTCCAGAGAGCAAGCAGCGACTATTCAGCTACATCGTATCGATCAGCCGTTTGTGGGGTATTGTGAAGATATTTCGCATCATCACTACCATTTTGACCCGAAGCAGGATAACCGTATCTGTAAAGCGTGTGACGGGTTTGAGTGGATGACGCAGGTGGTGAATGCACCGTCAAAGTATCTTCAATAG
- a CDS encoding type II restriction endonuclease: protein MFEQLSDHFEVAVAKYLSAVDVDPKKSNQHEIGGLVKAGFSRYLPVPEQGEKIFFKATLTYIAGEDSEPVICEDQLTWYDTRYNQPNRSAEYRMYYKTNPVSSLMSEGDFFLIIKRNNGDLLLIITPPGSSVELQLNTLFRLGNIGHHFSRSSIEGKSLILPVRMLFEDLGIELEEPESKNENLLEILLERFPAGFPKAKEFSLMARELVSGEPIDEPDNTLMLWMEQEEKLFKVYERHEVAKKLSQGFGENGNDVDEFIHFSLSIQNRRKSRAGFAFENHLNQLFLLHNLQFQQGSAKNITENKSKPDFLFPCFSAYHDKFFPQENLRLLGAKTTCKDRWRQVLAEGDRVVRKHLITMQPGISEQQLAEMKNKSLQLVVPESVQSLYPVSYANDLQNVMEFITEIKEIQRLTQ, encoded by the coding sequence ATGTTTGAGCAGTTATCTGATCATTTCGAAGTCGCAGTTGCAAAATATCTTTCTGCTGTTGATGTTGATCCTAAAAAATCAAACCAACATGAAATTGGTGGATTGGTCAAAGCAGGATTTTCAAGATATCTTCCCGTTCCCGAACAAGGAGAAAAAATATTTTTTAAGGCAACACTGACTTATATTGCCGGAGAAGATAGTGAGCCGGTCATCTGTGAAGATCAATTAACATGGTACGATACGCGTTATAACCAGCCAAACAGATCGGCTGAATATCGTATGTATTATAAAACGAATCCTGTTTCATCTTTGATGAGCGAAGGGGATTTTTTTCTAATTATTAAACGTAATAATGGCGATTTGCTGCTTATTATAACTCCCCCGGGATCTTCAGTTGAATTACAGCTGAATACTTTATTTAGGCTGGGTAATATTGGTCATCATTTTTCCCGATCTTCGATAGAGGGAAAATCGCTTATTCTTCCGGTCAGGATGTTATTTGAAGATCTGGGAATAGAACTTGAAGAACCTGAAAGTAAAAATGAAAATTTACTGGAAATATTATTAGAGCGCTTCCCGGCTGGTTTTCCTAAGGCAAAAGAATTTTCTTTAATGGCAAGGGAGCTGGTCTCTGGTGAACCCATAGATGAACCTGATAATACACTGATGCTATGGATGGAACAGGAAGAAAAATTATTTAAGGTGTATGAACGTCATGAGGTAGCGAAAAAATTATCGCAGGGATTTGGGGAAAACGGAAATGATGTTGATGAATTTATTCATTTTTCACTGAGTATTCAGAACAGGCGAAAATCCCGTGCCGGCTTTGCCTTTGAAAATCACCTGAATCAACTTTTTTTATTGCATAACCTGCAATTTCAACAGGGATCAGCCAAAAATATAACAGAGAATAAGTCTAAACCCGATTTTCTTTTCCCGTGTTTTTCTGCTTATCACGATAAGTTTTTTCCTCAGGAAAATTTGCGATTGCTTGGCGCAAAAACGACATGTAAAGATCGCTGGCGGCAAGTATTGGCGGAAGGAGACCGGGTGGTGCGCAAGCATCTGATAACGATGCAGCCGGGGATAAGTGAGCAACAACTGGCAGAAATGAAGAATAAATCGTTACAACTCGTGGTGCCTGAATCTGTTCAGTCACTTTACCCGGTATCCTATGCCAATGATTTACAGAATGTTATGGAGTTCATTACTGAAATCAAGGAAATCCAAAGATTAACTCAATAA
- a CDS encoding very short patch repair endonuclease, which produces MADVHSSAIRSKNMKAIRNCDTAIEIKLAAILEDAGFQFRTQVKELPGKPDFVIDEYRKIIFTHGCFWHHHECYLFKVPMTRTEFWMNKLGKNVLRDIAINEKLRSDGWHVMVIWECAIKGRFRLPAQELSERIEEWICAGSGSVEIDTKGIHNKNV; this is translated from the coding sequence ATGGCTGATGTTCATTCTTCTGCAATTCGTAGCAAAAATATGAAAGCGATACGAAATTGTGACACAGCCATTGAAATAAAGCTGGCAGCGATCCTTGAAGATGCTGGCTTTCAGTTTCGGACACAGGTAAAAGAATTGCCGGGGAAGCCTGATTTCGTGATCGATGAGTATCGAAAAATCATTTTCACTCATGGGTGTTTCTGGCATCACCATGAGTGCTATTTGTTTAAAGTTCCGATGACCAGAACTGAATTTTGGATGAACAAACTTGGGAAAAATGTATTACGGGATATAGCGATTAATGAGAAGCTCAGGAGTGACGGCTGGCACGTTATGGTTATCTGGGAATGTGCTATAAAAGGCAGATTCAGATTACCCGCTCAGGAATTATCTGAAAGAATAGAAGAATGGATTTGTGCAGGTAGTGGTTCGGTAGAAATTGATACTAAAGGGATACATAATAAAAATGTTTGA
- a CDS encoding TIGR03758 family integrating conjugative element protein, translating into MTEAQRTAFTVASGHFDITFLYLVCVGFFLATLFLWAAWAAVDVWNGWANEKIRNQTISQFALRTALLLVVAVWMFAS; encoded by the coding sequence ATGACGGAGGCACAACGCACTGCCTTCACCGTGGCCTCGGGGCACTTTGATATCACCTTTTTGTATCTGGTCTGCGTCGGATTTTTCCTGGCCACCCTGTTTCTCTGGGCGGCCTGGGCCGCAGTGGATGTCTGGAACGGCTGGGCGAATGAAAAAATACGTAACCAGACCATCAGCCAGTTTGCCCTGCGAACCGCCCTCTTACTGGTGGTCGCGGTCTGGATGTTTGCCAGCTGA